In Pseudobacteriovorax antillogorgiicola, the DNA window GGTGTATTCAAAGACAAAGTAGGCCTTACCATCTGCCAATGCGTCAGGAGTATTCGACTCTTCGTCTGGATAGCAAACGCCCCCTGCTATGGCTCCATCCCGTTGAAGACGGGCAAGATAATTTGTGACGCTTGTCGCAACTTCATCAAAGTAGCGCTGACTTCCCATGTTCTTGGCAAGAGCCCAGCGATGACCAGAGATCAGAGCCTCGCGGATGGAGTTTCTGATTCTGAC includes these proteins:
- a CDS encoding phage tail sheath C-terminal domain-containing protein, with product VRIRNSIREALISGHRWALAKNMGSQRYFDEVATSVTNYLARLQRDGAIAGGVCYPDEESNTPDALADGKAYFVFEYTPSPVSERLTFKERITNDYLKTLGG